GATCCTCTAGGAGTGGCTCTAGAGATAGGAATTTTATGGGTGCAGGAGTGGCGCGCAAATCCTCGATTCTGTGTTTTGTAAGTCTATCCTCGACAGAGACACCCATCCAGATATTTGAATGCCAAGGAAGACTTGGCGCCACTTCGCGCAACCGAGCCGATCGTTTTGTTAATATTTGAAAGCGGTGCCAGCTTGCTTCACCCATTGTTTTAAATATCGACCCAATGAAGGAATCTGGAACATCGTCGTGGAATAAATCACTCATGGAATTTACAAAAATGGTGCGAGGCTTTTTCCAGTGCAGTGGATGTTCGACTAAATCGTAGTGTAGAACAGGAGTGAAACCTCTTGCATAACGAGGGTTTCCCATTGCTTTCAAACGCTTCGCCATTGTTTCTGCGTAACAGTGCTTACATCCCGAGCTTATTTTTGTGCATCCCGTAACAGGATTCCAAGTAGCTTCAGTCCACTCGATCTTGCTCATTCCAGCCATATTTATTCCTCCGTCAAAGAGAGGAGGGGGTCTGCCTTCTTTGAAAATCGGCCTTTGTAGGCGGTCGCAACAATTCTCTTGTCCTTCCGGAATTCCCGGACTACCAAGGAAAGATGCTTATTGAGCCACAACTCACTCCGCAGGGCATCTGTCAATTCCGACCACCGTCGAGGTCCATTTTTAAGTTTGGATCGCAACCATCTTCCTAGGGGCGCCAAATCAGGCTCCGGAACGATAAGCCGTGTTTGGTTCGGATTGTCGGATCTTCTTGCATAGAAACCGCCTTCCGGACATATCTTCCAAACACATTCCTTCATCAAGTCACGGCCACCATCATGGTTTGTAAAATGAGCCAGAATATACCGAGTTGCGTTATTCTTGCCTAACATCCTAACAGACGTCACCCACTCAGCACCATAGACATCCTTAAGTAAGTCGATCGTTTGATCAGCACGTTCGTCGAAGTTCCGACTCGGGTCAATTTGTCTCCAGCGGTCACCGTCAAAGATCAAGTCCAGTGTTTCCGACATCCTACTGCCGGGATTCACCAATTCACCGGAGATCGCCATATCCAACTCTCGCCATATCACATTCACAAACAGTTCGACTCGCCCCGCTCTCAACAGGCGGGAAAGTAACGCGCCAGGGACATTAAATCCATATGGATCTACAAAGGCAAAAGCGGGAGCAATGCGCTTACCGCAATATTCTAGTCGCTGTAGCATCGCTTCAATTTGTGTGTAACAGTCTTCTGCACTCACTGTTACACAAACACGGTCCGGGAGATCTCCTAACGCTGATGCTTTTCGCTTCAATACATCAACGTTATCCGCATCATGCTCGATGAACATGAACTTCACTTCGCTATGCTCAAGAATCCGATCACGGAATTGATGTCGAAGCAGCGTTTCAAGCGCGACAACAGGCGATCCTATCTGTCCCTGCGCGTGTTCACCACGACCAGCATGGGTGTCTAGGTAAACAACTCGTCCGCTCCATAAACCCAATTTCGGAAACCATCCGTTTAAGTACTCGTGGATAAG
This window of the Candidatus Eisenbacteria bacterium genome carries:
- a CDS encoding phage Gp37/Gp68 family protein is translated as MAGMSKIEWTEATWNPVTGCTKISSGCKHCYAETMAKRLKAMGNPRYARGFTPVLHYDLVEHPLHWKKPRTIFVNSMSDLFHDDVPDSFIGSIFKTMGEASWHRFQILTKRSARLREVAPSLPWHSNIWMGVSVEDRLTKHRIEDLRATPAPIKFLSLEPLLEDLGHLDLSGIAWIIVGGESGPGARPMDPLWVRRIRDICSQSDTPFFFKQWGGVVKKKTGRNLDGRTWDGMPDEALTIAST
- the tcmP gene encoding three-Cys-motif partner protein TcmP: LIHEYLNGWFPKLGLWSGRVVYLDTHAGRGEHAQGQIGSPVVALETLLRHQFRDRILEHSEVKFMFIEHDADNVDVLKRKASALGDLPDRVCVTVSAEDCYTQIEAMLQRLEYCGKRIAPAFAFVDPYGFNVPGALLSRLLRAGRVELFVNVIWRELDMAISGELVNPGSRMSETLDLIFDGDRWRQIDPSRNFDERADQTIDLLKDVYGAEWVTSVRMLGKNNATRYILAHFTNHDGGRDLMKECVWKICPEGGFYARRSDNPNQTRLIVPEPDLAPLGRWLRSKLKNGPRRWSELTDALRSELWLNKHLSLVVREFRKDKRIVATAYKGRFSKKADPLLSLTEE